The following proteins are co-located in the Canis aureus isolate CA01 chromosome X, VMU_Caureus_v.1.0, whole genome shotgun sequence genome:
- the AKAP17A gene encoding LOW QUALITY PROTEIN: A-kinase anchor protein 17A (The sequence of the model RefSeq protein was modified relative to this genomic sequence to represent the inferred CDS: inserted 1 base in 1 codon; deleted 1 base in 1 codon), whose product MAAATIVHDTSEAVELCPPYGLYLKPITKMTISVALPQLKQPGKSISNWEVMERLKGMVHNHQFSTLRISKSTMDFIRFEGEVENKSLVKSFLACLDGKTIKLSGFSDILKVRAAEFKIDFPTRHDWDSFFRDAKDMNETLPGERPDTIHLEGLPCKWFALKESGSEKPSEEVLVKVFEKFGEIRNVDIPMLDPYREEMTGRNFHTFXFGGHLNFEAYVQYREYVGFIQAMSALRGMKLMYKGEDGKAVACNIKVSFDSTKHLSDASIKKRQLERQKLQELEQQREEQKRREKEAEERQRAEERKQKELEELERERKREEKLRKREQKQRDREFRRNQKKLEKLQAEEQKKLQEKIKLEERKLLLAQRNLQSIRLIAELLSRAKAMKLQEQEQKEETLRLQQLEERRRLQEAELRRVEEEKERALGLQRKERELRERLLSILLSKKADDPHTQDELGVSHADLLQPVLDILQTVSAGCVGAASLHPLVGQPPPGTPRETPPRPEADSTPKNVNGSLAEEAQCREGLSARLAAAGDGSPEKRCPGVLACIPDNNQQPKGVPAACDQSVPKKDTRSEQDKCNREPSGSRGRSSGGRGEDDRHKRERSRPRRAGSREDGRQPRKERRQHKKHSRQDDSPPRRSASPDHNRSRRSHSRERSSRRERSRDRRGGSGRKRSRHRRSDRDRSRSGSPSRHRSTWNR is encoded by the exons ATGGCCGCGGCTACCATAGTCCACGACACGTCTGAGGCGGTGGAGCTGTGCCCCCCGTACGGCCTGTACCTGAAGCCCATCACGAAGATGACCATCAGCGTGGCGCTCCCGCAGCTGAAGCAGCCCGGGAAGTCCATCTCCAACTGGGAGGTGATGGAGAGGCTGAAGGGCATGGTGCACAACCACCAGTTCTCCACGCTGCGCATCTCCAAGAGCACCATGGACTTCATCCGCTTCGAGGGCGAGGTGGAGAACAAGAGCCTGGTCAAGTCGTTCCTGGCCTGCCTGGATGGCAAGACCATCAAGCTCAGCGGCTTCTCCGACATCCTCAAGGTGCGCGCCGCCGAGTTCAAGATCGACTTCCCCACCCGCCACGACTGGGACTCTTTCTTCCGTGATGCCAAGGACATGAACGAGACGCTGCCCGGGGAGCGGCCGGACACCATCCACCTGGAGGGGCTGCCCTGCAAGTGGTTCGCCCTCAAGGAGTCGGGCTCCGAGAAGCCCAGCGAGGAGGTCCTGGTCAAGGTGTTTGAGAAGTTCGGGGAGATTCGGAACGTGGACATCCCCATGCTGGACCCCTACCGCGAGGAGATGACCGGGCGCAACTTCCACACCT AGTTCGGGGGCCACTTGAACTTCGAGGCCTACGTGCAGTACCGCGAGTACGTGGGCTTCATCCAGGCCATGAGCGCCCTGCGCGGCATGAAGCTCATGTACAAGGGGGAGGACGGAAAGGCCGTGGCGTGCAACATCAAG GTTTCCTTCGACTCCACCAAACACCTGAGCGACGCCTCCATTAAGAAGCGGCAGCTCGAGAGGCAGAAGCTTCAGGAGTTGGAg cagcagagggaagagcaaaagcgcagagagaaagaggccgAGGAGAGGCAGCGAGCGGAGGAaag GAAACAGAAGGAACTCGaagagctggagagagagaggaagcggGAGGAGAAGCTGCGCAAGAGGGAGCAGAAGCAGCGCGATCGCGAGTTCCGTCGGAACCAGAAGAAGCTGGAGAAGCTGCAGGCGGAGGAGCAGAAGAAGCTGCAGGAGAAGATCAAGCTGGAAGAGCGCAAGCTGCTGCTGGCCCAGCGCAACCTGCAGTCCATCAGGCTGATCGCCGAGCTGCTGAGCAGGGCCAAG GCCATGAAgctgcaggagcaggagcagaaggaggagacGCTGCGGCTGCAGCAGCTGGAGGAGAGGCGGCGGCTGCAGGAGGCCGAGCTGCGGCGcgtggaggaggagaaggagcgcGCGCTGGGGCTGCAGCGCAAGGAGCGGGAGCTGCGGGAGCGCCTGCTGAGCATCCTGCTGAGCAAGAAGGCCGACGACCCGCACACGCAGGACGAGCTCGGCGTCTCCCACGCAGACCTGCTGCAGCCCGTGCTGGACATCCTGCAGACCGTGTCGGCCGGCTGCGTGGGCGCGGCCTCCCTGCACCCCCTCGTGGGCCAGCCGCCCCCCGGCACCCCGAGGGAGACCCCGCCCCGGCCGGAGGCCGACAGCACGCCCAAAAATGTGAACGGGAGCCTGGCTGAGGAGGCCCAGTGCAGGGAAGGCCTGAGCGCTCGGCTGGCCGCCGCGGGGGACGGCTCGCCTGAGAAGAGGTGCCCCGGCGTCCTCGCCTGCATTCCCGACAACAACCAGCAACCCAAGGGCGTGCCCGCCGCCTGTGACCAGAGCGTACCCAAAAAGGACACCCGTTCGGAGCAAGACAAGTGCAACCGCGAGCCCAGCGGGAGCCGCGGCCGGTCCagcgggggccggggggaggaCGACAGACACAAGCGGGAGAGGAGCCGGCCGCGGCGGGCTGGCAGCCGGGAGGATGGGAGGCAGCCGCGGAAGGAGCGGCGGCAGCACAAGAAGCACTCGCGCCAGGACGACAGCCCTCCGCGGCGCAGCGCGAGCCCCGACCACAACCGCTCCCGCAGGTCCCACAGCAGGGAGCGCTCCAGCCGCAGGGAGCGGAGCCGCGACCGCAGGGGCGGCTCGGGCAGGAAGCGCAGCCGCCACCGCCGCAGCGACCGCGACCGGTCACGCTCAGGGTCCCCCAGCCGGCACCGCAGCACCTGGAACAGGTAA